One window of Camelina sativa cultivar DH55 chromosome 4, Cs, whole genome shotgun sequence genomic DNA carries:
- the LOC104793724 gene encoding DEAD-box ATP-dependent RNA helicase 24 isoform X2, which produces MSNRKFGIEKFGINRQTTYSFERSEAPQRLYAPPSSRGGDNSEDADLDNIDYIENEEADEDVEEGGGSAAANGGDDDEIDPLDAFMEGIHQEMKAAPPPKPKEKLERYKDDEDDDHIESFLKAKKDLGLTLAADALNAGYNSDEEVYAAAKAVDAGMLEYDSDDNPIVVDKRKIEPIPALDHSSIDYEPINKDFYEEAESISGMSEQETSDYRQRLGIRVSGFDVHRPVKTFEDCGFSSQIMSAIKKQAYVKPTTIQCQALPIVLSGRDVIGIAKTGSGKTAAFVLPMIVHIMDQPELQKDEGPIGVICAPTRELAHQIFLEAKKFSKAYGLRVSAVYGGMSKLEQFKELKAGCEIVVATPGRLIDMLKMKALTMMRASYLVLDEADRMFDLGFEPQVRSIVGQIRPDRQTLLFSATMPWKVEKLAREILSDPIRVTIGEVGMANEDITQVVNVITSDADKLPWLLEKLPGMIDDGDVLVFASKKATVDEIEAQLTLNSFKVAALHGDKDQASRMETLQKFKSGIYHVLIATDVAARGLDIKSLKTVVNYDIAKDMDMHVHRIGRTGRAGDKDGVAYTLVTQREARFAGELVNSLVAAGQNVPPELMDLAMKDGRFKSKREGRKGGGKKGRGGRGGGGNRGVRGVDFGLGIGFSSEPSGAPSFKAASSRSGVINSVRTGVMAQFKNSFVAATTSNPQNQGYPNKRPSLMGFVSGGTIGGDMGRTQSQPPPVAPTHNASLHNSSQEHSQSSENRPRERKRRSGWDN; this is translated from the exons ATGTCTAATCGGAAGTTTGGAATTGAAAAATTCGGCATAAATCGGCAAACTACCTACAGTTTCGAGCGATCTGAAGCACCGCAACGTCTCTACGCCCCTCCGTCGTCTCGCGGCGGAGACAACTCCGAAGATGCCGATCTAGATAACATTGATTACATAGAAAACGAAGAAGCTGACGAAGACGTCGAAGAAGGCGGCGGTTCTGCGGCGGCTAACGGTGGCGATGATGATGAGATCGATCCGTTAGATGCTTTTATGGAGGGAATTCACCAGGAGATGAAAGCTGCTCCTCCTCCTAAGCCAAAGGAGAAGCTGGAGAGGTACAAGGACGACGAGGATGACGATCATATTGAGAGTTTCCTCAAGGCGAAGAAGGATTTAGGCCTTACACTTGCCGCAGACGCGCTTAACGCTGGTTATAACTCTGACGAGGAGGTGTATGCTGCAGCCAAGGCCGTGGATGCTGGGATGCTGGAGTATGATTCCGATGATAACCCCATTGTCGTGGATAAAAGGAAGATTGAGCCGATTCCAGCTCTGGATCATAGCTCCATTGATTACGAACCGATTAATAAGGACTTCTACGAGGAGGCGGAATCTATATCGG GAATGAGTGAACAAGAAACTTCAGATTACCGTCAGCGGTTGGGGATCCGTGTGTCGGGTTTTGATGTTCATCGGCCAGTTAAGACCTTTGAGGATTGTGGATTTTCCTCACAGATTATGAGTGCTATCAAAAAGCAAGCTTATGTAAAGCCTACAACAATCCAATGTCAGGCTTTACCCATTGTGCTATCTGGTCGAGATGTTATTGGCATAGCCAAAACTGGTTCAGGAAAGACCGCAGCATTTGTTCTTCCCATGATTGTGCATATTATGGATCAGCCCGAACTTCAGAAAGACGAAGGTCCTATTGGTGTCATATGTGCTCCAACTAGAGAACTGGCTCATCAGATATTCTTGGAAGCTAAGAAATTTTCAAAAGCATATG GTCTACGGGTTTCTGCTGTGTACGGTGGAATGTCTAAGCTTGAGCAGTTTAAGGAACTCAAGGCAGGATGCGAGATTGTTGTTGCTACTCCGGGAAGGTTGATAGACATGCTGAAGATGAAGGCTTTGACAATGATGAGAGCCTCTTATTTGGTTCTTGATGAGGCAGATCGGATGTTTGACCTCGGTTTTGAGCCGCAAGTAAGGTCTATCGTTGGCCAGATTCGTCCTGATCGCCAGACTTTACTGTTTTCAGCCACTATGCCTTGGAAAGTTGAAAAATTAGCTAGGGAAATCCTCTCAGATCCTATTAGAGTCACAATTGGTGAAGTGGGGATGGCCAATGAAGATATTACGCAAGTTGTCAATGTAATAACTTCTGATGCTGACAAGCTTCCCTGGCTACTTGAGAAGCTCCCTGGAATGATTGATGACGGTGACGTATTAGTGTTCGCTTCTAAAAAGGCCACTGTTGATGAGATCGAAGCTCAGCTTACTCTAAATTCTTTTAAAGTTGCTGCTCTTCACGGTGATAAAGACCAGGCATCGCGAATGGAAACTTTGCAGAAGTTCAAATCTGGAATCTACCATGTGCTGATTGCCACTGATGTTGCTGCCCGAGGTCTAGACATTAAGTCACTCAAGACCGTGGTTAATTATGACATTGCAAAAGATATGGACATGCATGTACATCGTATTGGTAGAACAGGCCGTGCTGGTGATAAAGATGGGGTTGCCTATACACTTGTTACGCAGAGAGAAGCTAGATTTGCGGGTGAATTGGTAAACAGTTTGGTTGCTGCTGGTCAGAATGTACCTCCAGAACTCATGGATCTCGCTATGAAG GATGGACGATTCAAATCCAAGCGTGAAGGGAGAAAAGGAG GTGGGAAGAAAGGACGAGGTGGTAGAGGAGGAGGTGGAAACAGAGGGGTACGTGGTGTTGATTTTGGTCTTGGTATTGGATTTAGCTCGGAACCAAGTGGGGCGCCATCTTTTAAAGCTGCGTCGAGTAGAAGCGGGGTGATCAATTCCGTGAGAACTGGAGTAATGGCCCAATTCAAGAATAGCTTTGTTGCCGCAACGACATCCAACCCACAAAACCAAGGTTATCCAAACAAGAGACCATCCCTAATGGGGTTTGTCTCAGGTGGTACCATTGGTGGGGACATGGGTAGAACTCAGAGTCAACCTCCCCCAGTCGCACCTACTCATAACGCCTCATTACATAACTCCAGCCAGGAGCATTCACAGAG TTCGGAGAATCGGCctagagagaggaagagaagatctGGTTGGGATAATTGA
- the LOC104783325 gene encoding INO80 complex subunit B-like, producing MEDNGGAYCDGMRNNNTVRKKRSLTCRRPRPEGSNLLTPSDHFSNISSDDIPAFDTNPRRKEFSLSHCISRAESIAVSERGNNDSRRREIINRNKRSTEGLLAPASWKNASREDEEGKDAINGKGTDSGGLERETKRMKLKIGGVSRLVHANGSSSRKSSKPLNDDTTTRLNHDLQESSEDCDSPLDKKADLEGVTWDAEIDGSMTGKRKQGEPTGSVRKSKRAPKKRVFDSDDDNDDEIRYLEKLKYKRVSVCNDDTESGSGRKQLKPSGITNGENSGKKKTVSEQASEDMDCAEELEAVSDEKEIGNNDSKRESTLTSRQRALASGKSSAIDFSDGLPPTSRRKKETLSEMEQQLKKAEAAQRRKVQIEKAARESEAEAIKKILGQDSSRKKRGDKIKKRLDELAQEKAAQEEKASTCYIRTIMGPNGTTVSFPIDKVPSLFEPKPSGYPPPRENCAGPSCTNPYKYRDSKTKLPLCSLKCYKAVQEQQQIAPA from the exons ATGGAAGACAATGGTGGTGCTTATTGTGATGGTATGAGGAATAATAATACTGTGAGGAAGAAACGTAGCTTGACTTGTCGTCGTCCTCGTCCCGAGGGATCAAATCTTTTGACACCTTCAGATCATTTCAGCAACATCTCTAGTGATGATATACCGGCTTTTGATACCAACCCTAGAAGGAAAGAGTTTAGTCTTAGCCATTGTATATCACGTGCTGAATCTATAGCTGTTTCTGAAAGAGGAAACAATGATTCTCGGCGAAGAGAGATCATCAACAGAAACAAACGTTCGACTGAAGGTCTACTCGCTCCTGCAAGCTGGAAAAACGCTAGCcgggaagatgaagaaggtaaAGATGCGATCAATGGAAAGGGAACTGATTCGGGTGGGTTAGAGCGAGAAACTAAGAGAATGAAGCTTAAGATCGGTGGTGTGAGTCGGCTGGTTCATGCTAATGGTTCTTCATCTAGAAAGTCTTCAAAACCACTCAATGATGATACTACTACTCGGCTTAACCATGATTTGCAG GAAAGTTCTGAAGATTGTGATTCCCCTCTAGATAAGAAGGCTGATCTTGAGGGAGTTACTTGGGATGCTGAGATAGACGGATCTATGACGGGGAAGAGAAAACAAGGGGAGCCAACAGGCTCGGTTCGCAAGAGCAAACGAGCACCAAAAAAACGAGTTTTTGATAGCGATGATGACAATGATGACGAGATCAGGTATTTGGAAAAGCTGAAATATAAGAGAGTTTCTGTGTGTAACGACGATACTGAGTCAGGATCAGGAAGGAAGCAATTGAAGCCATCTGGGATTACAAATGGGGAAAATTCGGGCAAGAAGAAAACTGTGTCTGAACAGGCGTCCGAAGACATGGATTGTGCGGAGGAACTTGAAGCGGTGTCTGATGAAAAAGAGATTGGTAATAATGACAGTAAGAGGGAATCAACTTTGACTAGTCGTCAGCGAGCCCTTGCTTCTGGCAAATCAAGCGCGATTGATTTTTCAGATGGATTACCTCCTACATCGAGAA GGAAAAAGGAGACTCTTTCAGAAATGGAGCAGCAATTGAAGAAGGCAGAAGCTGCTCAAAGGCGAAAAGTTCAGATTGAGAAGGCTGCAAGAGAGTCTGAG gCAGAGgccattaaaaaaattctaggtCAAGATTCGAGCAGGAAGAAGCGTGGAgacaaaatcaagaaacgaCTCGATGAGTTGGCTCAG GAGAAGGCTGCACAAGAGGAGAAAGCCTCAACTTGTTACATCAGAACAATAATGGGTCCTAATGGAACCACTGTTTCATTTCCAATTGACAAAGTGCCTAGCCTGTTCGAACCCAAACCATCAGG GTATCCTCCTCCGCGGGAAAATTGCGCAGGTCCATCATGCACCAATCCTTACAAGTATCGCGATTCGAAGACTAAACTTCCTCTATGCAGCCTCAAATGCTACAAGGCGGTTCAGGAACAACAGCAGATTGCCCCGGCTTAG
- the LOC104783327 gene encoding probable cytochrome c oxidase subunit 5C-1 — MAGHKVAHATLKGPSVVKELIIGMALGLAAGGLWKMHHWNEQRKTRAFYDLLERGEISVIAAQE, encoded by the coding sequence atgGCGGGACACAAGGTTGCGCATGCGACATTGAAGGGTCCTAGTGTTGTCAAGGAGTTAATTATCGGTATGGCACTCGGTTTAGCTGCTGGTGGTCTCTGGAAGATGCACCATTGGAACGAACAGAGGAAAACCAGAGCTTTCTATGACTTGCTTGAGAGAGGTGAGATCAGTGTCATTGCTGCCCAAGAGTAG
- the LOC104793724 gene encoding DEAD-box ATP-dependent RNA helicase 24 isoform X3 — protein MSNRKFGIEKFGINRQTTYSFERSEAPQRLYAPPSSRGGDNSEDADLDNIDYIENEEADEDVEEGGGSAAANGGDDDEIDPLDAFMEGIHQEMKAAPPPKPKEKLERYKDDEDDDHIESFLKAKKDLGLTLAADALNAGYNSDEEVYAAAKAVDAGMLEYDSDDNPIVVDKRKIEPIPALDHSSIDYEPINKDFYEEAESISGMSEQETSDYRQRLGIRVSGFDVHRPVKTFEDCGFSSQIMSAIKKQAYVKPTTIQCQALPIVLSGRDVIGIAKTGSGKTAAFVLPMIVHIMDQPELQKDEGPIGVICAPTRELAHQIFLEAKKFSKAYGLRVSAVYGGMSKHEQFKELKAGCEIVVATPGRLIDMLKMKALTMMRASYLVLDEADRMFDLGFEPQVRSIVGQIRPDRQTLLFSATMPWKVEKLAREILSDPIRVTIGEVGMANEDITQVVNVITSDADKLPWLLEKLPGMIDDGDVLVFASKKATVDEIEAQLTLNSFKVAALHGDKDQASRMETLQKFKSGIYHVLIATDVAARGLDIKSLKTVVNYDIAKDMDMHVHRIGRTGRAGDKDGVAYTLVTQREARFAGELVNSLVAAGQNVPPELMDLAMKDGRFKSKREGRKGGGKKGRGGRGGGGNRGVRGVDFGLGIGFSSEPSGAPSFKAASSRSGVINSVRTGVMAQFKNSFVAATTSNPQNQGYPNKRPSLMGFVSGGTIGGDMGRTQSQPPPVAPTHNASLHNSSQEHSQSSENRPRERKRRSGWDN, from the exons ATGTCTAATCGGAAGTTTGGAATTGAAAAATTCGGCATAAATCGGCAAACTACCTACAGTTTCGAGCGATCTGAAGCACCGCAACGTCTCTACGCCCCTCCGTCGTCTCGCGGCGGAGACAACTCCGAAGATGCCGATCTAGATAACATTGATTACATAGAAAACGAAGAAGCTGACGAAGACGTCGAAGAAGGCGGCGGTTCTGCGGCGGCTAACGGTGGCGATGATGATGAGATCGATCCGTTAGATGCTTTTATGGAGGGAATTCACCAGGAGATGAAAGCTGCTCCTCCTCCTAAGCCAAAGGAGAAGCTGGAGAGGTACAAGGACGACGAGGATGACGATCATATTGAGAGTTTCCTCAAGGCGAAGAAGGATTTAGGCCTTACACTTGCCGCAGACGCGCTTAACGCTGGTTATAACTCTGACGAGGAGGTGTATGCTGCAGCCAAGGCCGTGGATGCTGGGATGCTGGAGTATGATTCCGATGATAACCCCATTGTCGTGGATAAAAGGAAGATTGAGCCGATTCCAGCTCTGGATCATAGCTCCATTGATTACGAACCGATTAATAAGGACTTCTACGAGGAGGCGGAATCTATATCGG GAATGAGTGAACAAGAAACTTCAGATTACCGTCAGCGGTTGGGGATCCGTGTGTCGGGTTTTGATGTTCATCGGCCAGTTAAGACCTTTGAGGATTGTGGATTTTCCTCACAGATTATGAGTGCTATCAAAAAGCAAGCTTATGTAAAGCCTACAACAATCCAATGTCAGGCTTTACCCATTGTGCTATCTGGTCGAGATGTTATTGGCATAGCCAAAACTGGTTCAGGAAAGACCGCAGCATTTGTTCTTCCCATGATTGTGCATATTATGGATCAGCCCGAACTTCAGAAAGACGAAGGTCCTATTGGTGTCATATGTGCTCCAACTAGAGAACTGGCTCATCAGATATTCTTGGAAGCTAAGAAATTTTCAAAAGCATATGGTCTACGGGTCTCTGCGGTTTACGGTGGAATGTCTAAACATGAGCAGTTTAAGGAACTCAAGGCAGGATGCGAGATTGTTGTTGCTACTCCGGGAAG GTTGATAGACATGCTGAAGATGAAGGCTTTGACAATGATGAGAGCCTCTTATTTGGTTCTTGATGAGGCAGATCGGATGTTTGACCTCGGTTTTGAGCCGCAAGTAAGGTCTATCGTTGGCCAGATTCGTCCTGATCGCCAGACTTTACTGTTTTCAGCCACTATGCCTTGGAAAGTTGAAAAATTAGCTAGGGAAATCCTCTCAGATCCTATTAGAGTCACAATTGGTGAAGTGGGGATGGCCAATGAAGATATTACGCAAGTTGTCAATGTAATAACTTCTGATGCTGACAAGCTTCCCTGGCTACTTGAGAAGCTCCCTGGAATGATTGATGACGGTGACGTATTAGTGTTCGCTTCTAAAAAGGCCACTGTTGATGAGATCGAAGCTCAGCTTACTCTAAATTCTTTTAAAGTTGCTGCTCTTCACGGTGATAAAGACCAGGCATCGCGAATGGAAACTTTGCAGAAGTTCAAATCTGGAATCTACCATGTGCTGATTGCCACTGATGTTGCTGCCCGAGGTCTAGACATTAAGTCACTCAAGACCGTGGTTAATTATGACATTGCAAAAGATATGGACATGCATGTACATCGTATTGGTAGAACAGGCCGTGCTGGTGATAAAGATGGGGTTGCCTATACACTTGTTACGCAGAGAGAAGCTAGATTTGCGGGTGAATTGGTAAACAGTTTGGTTGCTGCTGGTCAGAATGTACCTCCAGAACTCATGGATCTCGCTATGAAG GATGGACGATTCAAATCCAAGCGTGAAGGGAGAAAAGGAG GTGGGAAGAAAGGACGAGGTGGTAGAGGAGGAGGTGGAAACAGAGGGGTACGTGGTGTTGATTTTGGTCTTGGTATTGGATTTAGCTCGGAACCAAGTGGGGCGCCATCTTTTAAAGCTGCGTCGAGTAGAAGCGGGGTGATCAATTCCGTGAGAACTGGAGTAATGGCCCAATTCAAGAATAGCTTTGTTGCCGCAACGACATCCAACCCACAAAACCAAGGTTATCCAAACAAGAGACCATCCCTAATGGGGTTTGTCTCAGGTGGTACCATTGGTGGGGACATGGGTAGAACTCAGAGTCAACCTCCCCCAGTCGCACCTACTCATAACGCCTCATTACATAACTCCAGCCAGGAGCATTCACAGAG TTCGGAGAATCGGCctagagagaggaagagaagatctGGTTGGGATAATTGA
- the LOC104793724 gene encoding DEAD-box ATP-dependent RNA helicase 24 isoform X1 yields the protein MSNRKFGIEKFGINRQTTYSFERSEAPQRLYAPPSSRGGDNSEDADLDNIDYIENEEADEDVEEGGGSAAANGGDDDEIDPLDAFMEGIHQEMKAAPPPKPKEKLERYKDDEDDDHIESFLKAKKDLGLTLAADALNAGYNSDEEVYAAAKAVDAGMLEYDSDDNPIVVDKRKIEPIPALDHSSIDYEPINKDFYEEAESISGMSEQETSDYRQRLGIRVSGFDVHRPVKTFEDCGFSSQIMSAIKKQAYVKPTTIQCQALPIVLSGRDVIGIAKTGSGKTAAFVLPMIVHIMDQPELQKDEGPIGVICAPTRELAHQIFLEAKKFSKAYGLRVSAVYGGMSKHEQFKELKAGCEIVVATPGRLIDMLKMKALTMMRASYLVLDEADRMFDLGFEPQVRSIVGQIRPDRQTLLFSATMPWKVEKLAREILSDPIRVTIGEVGMANEDITQVVNVITSDADKLPWLLEKLPGMIDDGDVLVFASKKATVDEIEAQLTLNSFKVAALHGDKDQASRMETLQKFKSGIYHVLIATDVAARGLDIKSLKTVVNYDIAKDMDMHVHRIGRTGRAGDKDGVAYTLVTQREARFAGELVNSLVAAGQNVPPELMDLAMKDGRFKSKREGRKGGGKKGRGGRGGGGNRGVRGVDFGLGIGFSSEPSGAPSFKAASSRSGVINSVRTGVMAQFKNSFVAATTSNPQNQGYPNKRPSLMGFVSGGTIGGDMGRTQSQPPPVAPTHNASLHNSSQEHSQSSENRPRERKRRSGWDN from the exons ATGTCTAATCGGAAGTTTGGAATTGAAAAATTCGGCATAAATCGGCAAACTACCTACAGTTTCGAGCGATCTGAAGCACCGCAACGTCTCTACGCCCCTCCGTCGTCTCGCGGCGGAGACAACTCCGAAGATGCCGATCTAGATAACATTGATTACATAGAAAACGAAGAAGCTGACGAAGACGTCGAAGAAGGCGGCGGTTCTGCGGCGGCTAACGGTGGCGATGATGATGAGATCGATCCGTTAGATGCTTTTATGGAGGGAATTCACCAGGAGATGAAAGCTGCTCCTCCTCCTAAGCCAAAGGAGAAGCTGGAGAGGTACAAGGACGACGAGGATGACGATCATATTGAGAGTTTCCTCAAGGCGAAGAAGGATTTAGGCCTTACACTTGCCGCAGACGCGCTTAACGCTGGTTATAACTCTGACGAGGAGGTGTATGCTGCAGCCAAGGCCGTGGATGCTGGGATGCTGGAGTATGATTCCGATGATAACCCCATTGTCGTGGATAAAAGGAAGATTGAGCCGATTCCAGCTCTGGATCATAGCTCCATTGATTACGAACCGATTAATAAGGACTTCTACGAGGAGGCGGAATCTATATCGG GAATGAGTGAACAAGAAACTTCAGATTACCGTCAGCGGTTGGGGATCCGTGTGTCGGGTTTTGATGTTCATCGGCCAGTTAAGACCTTTGAGGATTGTGGATTTTCCTCACAGATTATGAGTGCTATCAAAAAGCAAGCTTATGTAAAGCCTACAACAATCCAATGTCAGGCTTTACCCATTGTGCTATCTGGTCGAGATGTTATTGGCATAGCCAAAACTGGTTCAGGAAAGACCGCAGCATTTGTTCTTCCCATGATTGTGCATATTATGGATCAGCCCGAACTTCAGAAAGACGAAGGTCCTATTGGTGTCATATGTGCTCCAACTAGAGAACTGGCTCATCAGATATTCTTGGAAGCTAAGAAATTTTCAAAAGCATATGGTCTACGGGTCTCTGCGGTTTACGGTGGAATGTCTAAACATGAGCAGTTTAAGGAACTCAAGGCAGGATGCGAGATTGTTGTTGCTACTCCGGGAAGGTTGATAGACATGCTGAAGATGAAGGCTTTGACAATGATGAGAGCCTCTTATTTGGTTCTTGATGAGGCAGATCGGATGTTTGACCTCGGTTTTGAGCCGCAAGTAAGGTCTATCGTTGGCCAGATTCGTCCTGATCGCCAGACTTTACTGTTTTCAGCCACTATGCCTTGGAAAGTTGAAAAATTAGCTAGGGAAATCCTCTCAGATCCTATTAGAGTCACAATTGGTGAAGTGGGGATGGCCAATGAAGATATTACGCAAGTTGTCAATGTAATAACTTCTGATGCTGACAAGCTTCCCTGGCTACTTGAGAAGCTCCCTGGAATGATTGATGACGGTGACGTATTAGTGTTCGCTTCTAAAAAGGCCACTGTTGATGAGATCGAAGCTCAGCTTACTCTAAATTCTTTTAAAGTTGCTGCTCTTCACGGTGATAAAGAC CAGGCATCGCGAATGGAAACTTTGCAGAAGTTCAAATCTGGAATCTACCATGTGCTGATTGCCACTGATGTTGCTGCCCGAGGTCTAGACATTAAGTCACTCAAGACCGTGGTTAATTATGACATTGCAAAAGATATGGACATGCATGTACATCGTATTGGTAGAACAGGCCGTGCTGGTGATAAAGATGGGGTTGCCTATACACTTGTTACGCAGAGAGAAGCTAGATTTGCGGGTGAATTGGTAAACAGTTTGGTTGCTGCTGGTCAGAATGTACCTCCAGAACTCATGGATCTCGCTATGAAG GATGGACGATTCAAATCCAAGCGTGAAGGGAGAAAAGGAG GTGGGAAGAAAGGACGAGGTGGTAGAGGAGGAGGTGGAAACAGAGGGGTACGTGGTGTTGATTTTGGTCTTGGTATTGGATTTAGCTCGGAACCAAGTGGGGCGCCATCTTTTAAAGCTGCGTCGAGTAGAAGCGGGGTGATCAATTCCGTGAGAACTGGAGTAATGGCCCAATTCAAGAATAGCTTTGTTGCCGCAACGACATCCAACCCACAAAACCAAGGTTATCCAAACAAGAGACCATCCCTAATGGGGTTTGTCTCAGGTGGTACCATTGGTGGGGACATGGGTAGAACTCAGAGTCAACCTCCCCCAGTCGCACCTACTCATAACGCCTCATTACATAACTCCAGCCAGGAGCATTCACAGAG TTCGGAGAATCGGCctagagagaggaagagaagatctGGTTGGGATAATTGA